From one Cupriavidus oxalaticus genomic stretch:
- a CDS encoding alpha-amylase family glycosyl hydrolase: MSQSLGRAATLDDITDTELDRLADMGCDWLWLLSVWQTGLAAQRVSRGNVAWRHEFEQTLPDLCEEDIAGSGFAIKSYTVHHGLGGDEALARLRVRARQRGLRLMLDFVPNHMAPDHAWIDEQPDYFVHGSEEDLARSPRNYCRMNTKNGPLLLAYGRDPYFDGWPDTLQLDYGNPQLQQAMIAELTRIAGQCDGVRCDMAMLVLPEVFERTWGIRADLFWPKAIGAVRRQHPGFLFMAEVYWDMEWTLQQQGFDYTYDKRLYDRLREQRARPVREHFGADMAYQDKLARFLENHDEPRAASIFAPEVYPAAAVLTFLSPGLRFFHQGQFAGRRTRISPHLVRAPEEPVDGALAQFYARLLAVLRQPVLREGNWSLLECIPTWAENKSADNFIAFRWVGTSHEWMFVVVNYSPQQSQCFMQTPFPELGDRTIRLEDRLSSAVYDRQGADLRARGLFLDLPPWGYHVFAIKGID; this comes from the coding sequence ATGTCGCAGTCGCTTGGCCGTGCCGCCACGCTGGACGACATCACCGACACCGAACTGGACCGCCTGGCGGACATGGGCTGCGACTGGCTCTGGTTGCTGAGTGTTTGGCAGACCGGGCTTGCCGCGCAGCGCGTCTCGCGCGGCAACGTGGCGTGGCGGCACGAGTTCGAGCAAACGCTGCCCGACCTGTGCGAGGAGGATATCGCCGGTTCCGGCTTTGCGATCAAGAGCTACACCGTGCACCACGGTCTCGGCGGTGACGAAGCGCTGGCCCGCCTGCGCGTGCGCGCGCGACAGCGCGGGCTGCGCCTGATGCTCGATTTCGTGCCGAACCACATGGCCCCCGATCACGCGTGGATCGACGAGCAGCCGGACTATTTCGTCCATGGCAGCGAAGAGGACCTGGCGCGTTCACCCCGCAACTATTGCCGCATGAACACGAAGAACGGACCGCTGCTCCTCGCCTACGGCAGAGACCCCTACTTCGATGGCTGGCCCGACACGCTGCAGCTTGACTACGGCAACCCGCAACTGCAGCAAGCGATGATCGCCGAACTGACACGCATCGCCGGCCAGTGCGACGGCGTGCGCTGCGACATGGCCATGCTCGTCTTGCCCGAGGTGTTCGAGCGCACCTGGGGCATCCGAGCCGACTTGTTCTGGCCGAAGGCGATTGGGGCGGTGCGGCGCCAGCATCCCGGCTTCCTGTTCATGGCCGAGGTGTACTGGGATATGGAATGGACGCTTCAGCAGCAGGGCTTCGACTATACCTATGACAAGCGCTTGTACGACCGCCTGCGCGAACAGCGTGCCCGCCCGGTGCGCGAGCACTTCGGTGCGGACATGGCCTACCAGGACAAGCTGGCGCGCTTTCTGGAGAATCACGACGAGCCGCGCGCCGCATCAATCTTTGCACCCGAAGTCTATCCGGCGGCCGCCGTGCTGACATTCCTCTCGCCGGGCCTGCGCTTTTTCCATCAAGGACAGTTCGCGGGCCGGCGCACACGCATTTCGCCGCATCTGGTCCGCGCCCCGGAGGAGCCGGTCGACGGAGCGCTCGCGCAGTTCTATGCCCGCCTTCTTGCCGTGCTGCGCCAACCGGTGCTTCGGGAGGGCAATTGGTCCTTACTGGAATGCATTCCCACCTGGGCCGAAAACAAGTCCGCCGACAATTTCATTGCATTCCGCTGGGTCGGGACTTCTCACGAGTGGATGTTCGTCGTCGTAAACTACTCGCCGCAGCAAAGCCAGTGCTTCATGCAAACGCCCTTCCCGGAACTGGGGGACCGGACCATACGACTTGAGGACCGGCTCAGCTCGGCTGTCTATGACCGACAGGGCGCTGACCTGCGCGCCCGTGGTCTCTTTCTGGACCTGCCTCCCTGGGGCTATCATGTTTTTGCTATAAAAGGAATTGATTAA
- a CDS encoding DUF2188 domain-containing protein gives MSSMNICVMPAHLGWCVRAEDRPDVYEFCVSLNEAIEAGIGIAELERAELVVYGLDGRLRLRRSFNERAS, from the coding sequence ATGTCATCGATGAATATTTGTGTGATGCCAGCCCATCTTGGCTGGTGCGTCCGCGCTGAGGATAGGCCCGACGTGTACGAGTTCTGCGTTTCGCTGAATGAAGCTATAGAAGCGGGGATAGGTATCGCTGAGCTCGAGCGAGCCGAACTGGTTGTCTATGGACTTGACGGCAGACTGCGGCTGAGGCGTTCCTTCAATGAACGCGCCAGCTAG
- a CDS encoding methionine adenosyltransferase, which translates to MPTMENISISISSRPSWRGEPTEMCEHKGIGHPDSLCDGAVEAAARALCRAYLEAYGAVQHFNLDKALLIGGISAPKFGGGKVLRLTRLIVSGPVTELPSAKAELIVEQAIREYLAMSLGGIGNDIGIEPILRPSAPNLRRVANAASLPLSNDTSFGVGYAPHSSLERAVLLVADLLRSRSDRGMFEAAGLDYKVMGSRLGEHHRLTLALAFVDRYVQGVDDYFILKGRIGSYLAEHIGAECEIAINTLDRRDACDESGIYLTVTGLSAEHGDDGQVGRGNRVNGLITPYRPMSLEAAAGKNPASHVGKLYNVLAHRLATRIQTSVDGADEVTVRLLSGIGRPINQPQLVAIDIVAERGLSSAQAQQVRELVSQQLAELPALVNELVNGSVAVF; encoded by the coding sequence ATGCCTACTATGGAGAACATTTCGATTTCCATCTCGAGTCGGCCGTCGTGGCGAGGCGAGCCGACGGAAATGTGCGAGCACAAGGGCATCGGCCATCCCGATAGCCTATGCGATGGGGCTGTCGAAGCTGCGGCCCGCGCCTTGTGCCGCGCCTACCTCGAAGCCTATGGAGCAGTCCAGCACTTCAATCTGGACAAGGCCCTACTCATTGGTGGCATAAGCGCGCCAAAGTTCGGCGGTGGCAAAGTGCTGCGCCTAACGCGGTTGATAGTTTCCGGCCCTGTTACCGAACTCCCGTCGGCCAAGGCCGAGCTAATTGTCGAGCAGGCCATTCGCGAGTACCTGGCAATGTCCTTGGGCGGTATTGGCAATGACATCGGCATCGAGCCCATCCTCCGCCCCTCAGCCCCGAACCTTCGGCGTGTGGCCAATGCAGCGTCTCTTCCGCTGTCCAATGACACATCCTTTGGCGTCGGCTATGCGCCACACTCATCACTTGAGAGAGCGGTGCTCCTGGTTGCCGACCTTCTGCGCTCACGTTCCGACAGGGGAATGTTTGAGGCGGCTGGCCTCGATTACAAGGTGATGGGGAGTCGGCTGGGTGAGCATCACCGTCTCACGCTTGCCCTGGCATTTGTCGACCGATACGTCCAGGGCGTCGACGACTACTTCATCCTCAAGGGGCGAATTGGGTCGTATCTGGCCGAGCACATCGGCGCTGAATGTGAGATTGCAATCAATACCCTCGATCGCAGGGATGCCTGCGACGAAAGCGGGATTTACCTGACGGTCACTGGCTTAAGCGCTGAGCATGGTGATGACGGCCAGGTTGGCCGCGGTAACCGGGTCAATGGCCTGATTACTCCCTATCGGCCAATGTCGCTGGAGGCCGCAGCTGGCAAGAACCCGGCGTCACATGTCGGCAAACTATACAACGTGCTCGCCCATCGACTAGCCACTCGTATTCAGACAAGCGTGGATGGCGCGGATGAAGTCACCGTCCGGCTCCTCTCCGGTATTGGACGCCCCATCAACCAGCCACAACTGGTTGCCATTGATATCGTGGCCGAGCGCGGCCTGTCGAGCGCTCAGGCGCAACAAGTTCGTGAACTGGTGTCGCAACAGCTGGCGGAGCTTCCTGCCTTGGTCAATGAGCTGGTCAATGGCTCGGTAGCGGTTTTCTAG